Proteins encoded in a region of the Scyliorhinus canicula chromosome 2, sScyCan1.1, whole genome shotgun sequence genome:
- the gchfr gene encoding GTP cyclohydrolase 1 feedback regulatory protein isoform X1 — protein MPYVLISTQIRLETGPTIVGDEHSDEELMRYLGAEKTTALGNNFSEYRVKYPPRMVLDKLEIIGYSVISMTGLGQTLVWCLHKALDKS, from the exons ATGCCTTACGTCCTCATCAGCACTCAGATCCGCTTG GAAACTGGGCCCACGATTGTGGGGGACGAGCATTCAGACGAGGAGCTTATGAGATATCTTGGAGCTGAGAAAACCACTGCATTAGGAAATAACTT TTCAGAATATCGTGTGAAATACCCTCCACGGATGGTGCTGGACAAACTGGAGATAATTGGCTATAGTGTGATCAGCATGACTGGCTTGGGGCAGACTCTAGTCTGGTGTCTACACAAAGCTCTGGATAAATCCTAG
- the gchfr gene encoding GTP cyclohydrolase 1 feedback regulatory protein isoform X2 — translation MANWAFKETGPTIVGDEHSDEELMRYLGAEKTTALGNNFSEYRVKYPPRMVLDKLEIIGYSVISMTGLGQTLVWCLHKALDKS, via the exons GAAACTGGGCCCACGATTGTGGGGGACGAGCATTCAGACGAGGAGCTTATGAGATATCTTGGAGCTGAGAAAACCACTGCATTAGGAAATAACTT TTCAGAATATCGTGTGAAATACCCTCCACGGATGGTGCTGGACAAACTGGAGATAATTGGCTATAGTGTGATCAGCATGACTGGCTTGGGGCAGACTCTAGTCTGGTGTCTACACAAAGCTCTGGATAAATCCTAG